A single window of Mycolicibacterium aurum DNA harbors:
- a CDS encoding amidohydrolase family protein codes for MHKDDMILISVDDHIVEPPDMFKNHLPRKYLDEAPRLVHNPDGSDTWQFRDVVIPNVALNAVAGRPKEEYGLEPQGLDEIRPGCWKVDERVKDMNAGGILGSMCFPSFPGFAGRLFATEDAEFSLALVQAYNDWHVEQWCGAYPARFIPMTLPVIWDPVACAAEIRRNAARGVHSLTFSENPSAMGYPSFHDFEYWKPMWDALVDTDTVLNVHIGSSGRLAITAPDAPMDVMITLQPMNIVQAAADLLWSRPIKEYPGLKIALSEGGTGWIPYFLERVDRTYEMHSTWTGQDFGGKLPSEVFREHFLTCFIADPVGVATRHQIGVDNICWEADYPHSDSMWPGAPEQLEEVFTSNAVPDAEINKMTFENAMRWYNWDPFTHIPKEQATVGALRKAAEGHDVSIQALSHHPKSGDSAKNWQEQMGAATAAQK; via the coding sequence ATGCACAAAGACGACATGATTTTGATCAGCGTTGATGATCACATCGTGGAGCCGCCGGACATGTTCAAGAATCATCTGCCGAGGAAGTATCTGGATGAGGCGCCGCGGTTGGTGCATAACCCGGATGGGTCGGATACCTGGCAGTTCCGGGATGTGGTGATTCCGAATGTGGCGTTGAATGCGGTGGCGGGCCGGCCGAAGGAGGAGTACGGGCTGGAGCCGCAGGGTCTTGATGAGATCCGCCCTGGGTGTTGGAAGGTCGATGAGCGGGTCAAGGACATGAATGCCGGTGGCATTTTGGGCTCGATGTGTTTTCCGTCGTTTCCCGGTTTCGCGGGGCGGTTGTTCGCGACTGAGGATGCCGAGTTCTCGCTGGCGTTGGTGCAGGCCTACAACGACTGGCATGTCGAGCAGTGGTGTGGGGCGTATCCGGCGCGGTTCATTCCGATGACGTTGCCGGTGATCTGGGATCCCGTGGCGTGTGCTGCTGAGATCCGCCGTAACGCCGCCCGCGGGGTGCATTCGTTGACGTTTTCGGAGAATCCCTCGGCGATGGGTTATCCGAGTTTTCATGATTTCGAGTATTGGAAGCCGATGTGGGATGCGCTGGTGGACACCGACACGGTGCTCAATGTGCATATCGGGTCCTCGGGCCGGTTGGCGATCACCGCCCCGGATGCGCCGATGGATGTGATGATCACGTTGCAGCCGATGAACATCGTGCAGGCGGCGGCGGATCTGTTGTGGTCGCGGCCGATCAAGGAGTATCCCGGCCTCAAGATCGCGCTGTCTGAGGGTGGGACGGGCTGGATTCCGTATTTCCTGGAGCGGGTTGATCGCACCTATGAGATGCATTCGACGTGGACCGGGCAGGACTTCGGGGGCAAGCTGCCCTCGGAGGTGTTTCGTGAGCACTTCCTGACCTGCTTCATCGCCGATCCGGTAGGGGTGGCCACGCGGCATCAGATCGGGGTGGACAACATCTGCTGGGAGGCTGACTACCCGCACAGTGATTCGATGTGGCCGGGTGCTCCCGAGCAGCTCGAGGAGGTCTTCACCAGCAACGCCGTTCCCGACGCCGAGATCAACAAGATGACGTTCGAGAACGCCATGCGCTGGTACAACTGGGACCCGTTCACCCACATCCCCAAAGAGCAGGCCACCGTCGGGGCGTTACGCAAAGCCGCCGAAGGACACGACGTCTCGATCCAGGCACTGTCGCATCACCCGAAATCCGGTGACTCGGCGAAGAACTGGCAGGAACAGATGGGCGCCGCCACCGCCGCGCAGAAGTAA
- a CDS encoding YbdD/YjiX family protein, with the protein MGRTTQGARRTLDQIVWYCQSLMGDNHYQRYLEHHARRHRDAAPMSEREYWRHRHAAADANPGARCC; encoded by the coding sequence ATGGGACGCACGACCCAAGGCGCACGCCGGACCCTCGACCAGATCGTCTGGTACTGCCAGTCATTGATGGGCGACAACCACTACCAGCGCTACCTGGAGCATCACGCACGACGTCACCGGGACGCCGCACCGATGTCCGAGCGGGAGTATTGGCGGCACCGTCACGCGGCCGCGGATGCCAATCCTGGAGCGCGCTGCTGCTGA
- a CDS encoding carbon starvation CstA family protein, with the protein MATPTAPSSERIEETDGDITYIRTDKDQPPVAIIDRSPITTKHKIIFAVVAVLGAVAWAMIAFFRGETVNAVWFVIAAVCTYVIGYRFYARLIEMKVVRPRDDNATPAEVFENGTDYMPTDRRVLYGHHFAAIAGAGPLVGPVLATQMGYLPGAIWIIVGAVVAGCVQDYLVLSISVRRRGRSLGQMARDELGVVGGVAAIVGVLVIMVILLAVLALVVVGALAESPWGVFSIAMTIPIAIFMGLYLRYLRPGRVSEVSLIGVILLLLAVVSGGWVADTSWGADWFTLSKVALSWCIILYGLAASVLPVWLLLAPRDYLSTFMKVGTIALLAVGILLARPVMEAPAISTFATSGTGPVFAGSLFPFLFITIACGALSGFHSLIASGTTPKLLEKESQMRLIGYGGMLTESFVAIMALITAAILNQHLYFTMNAPAASTGTTAASAADYVNGLGLSGAPITAQEIDDAARSVGEESIVSRTGGAPTLAFGMSEVLHQVFGGASLKAFWYHFAIMFEALFILTTVDAGTRVARFMLSDGLGNLGGPFAKLRDPSWRVGAWICSIIVVAAWGSILLMGVTDPLGGINTLFPLFGIANQLLAAIALTVVTVVIIKRGLLKWAWIPGIPLAWDLVVTMTASWQKIFSGDPKVGYWTQHFQYRNAKDAGQTSFGAAKDAGALDAVIRNTFIQGTLSIIFAVLVIIVFAAGVIMALKAIRGNGAPLSEDAPVPSRMFAPSSLMMTKAEKEVQKQWDARPKAHAGPSTRSSGTASH; encoded by the coding sequence ATGGCCACACCCACCGCCCCGTCGTCAGAACGCATCGAAGAGACCGACGGCGACATCACCTATATCCGCACGGACAAAGACCAACCGCCGGTGGCGATCATCGACAGATCGCCGATCACCACCAAGCACAAGATCATCTTCGCGGTGGTGGCCGTCCTCGGCGCCGTCGCCTGGGCGATGATCGCGTTCTTCCGCGGGGAAACCGTCAACGCGGTGTGGTTCGTCATCGCCGCGGTCTGCACCTACGTGATCGGGTACCGGTTCTACGCTCGCCTCATCGAGATGAAGGTGGTGCGTCCCCGCGACGACAACGCCACCCCGGCAGAGGTTTTCGAGAACGGCACCGACTACATGCCCACCGACCGGCGGGTGCTCTACGGCCACCACTTCGCCGCGATCGCGGGCGCGGGACCGCTTGTCGGGCCGGTGCTGGCCACCCAGATGGGCTATCTGCCCGGCGCGATCTGGATCATCGTCGGCGCCGTGGTGGCCGGGTGCGTGCAGGACTACCTGGTGCTGTCGATCTCGGTCCGCCGTCGGGGCCGGTCACTGGGACAGATGGCCCGGGATGAGCTGGGGGTCGTCGGCGGAGTCGCGGCGATCGTCGGCGTGCTGGTCATCATGGTCATCCTGCTCGCGGTGCTGGCACTGGTCGTGGTCGGCGCGCTCGCGGAAAGCCCGTGGGGCGTGTTCTCGATCGCGATGACGATTCCGATCGCCATCTTCATGGGCCTGTACCTGCGCTACCTGCGACCTGGGCGAGTGTCGGAGGTCTCGCTGATCGGCGTCATCCTGTTGCTGCTGGCGGTCGTCTCGGGCGGCTGGGTCGCCGACACCTCTTGGGGCGCAGACTGGTTCACGCTGTCGAAGGTGGCGCTCTCGTGGTGCATCATCCTCTACGGGCTGGCCGCCTCGGTGCTGCCGGTGTGGCTGCTGCTGGCCCCGCGGGACTACCTGTCGACGTTCATGAAAGTCGGCACCATCGCGCTGCTGGCTGTGGGCATCCTGCTGGCCAGGCCCGTCATGGAGGCGCCGGCGATCTCCACATTCGCCACCAGCGGCACCGGGCCGGTGTTCGCGGGTTCGCTGTTCCCGTTCCTGTTCATCACCATCGCGTGCGGCGCTCTCTCGGGCTTTCACTCCTTGATCGCCTCGGGAACCACCCCGAAGCTGCTGGAAAAAGAAAGCCAGATGCGGCTGATCGGCTACGGCGGCATGCTCACCGAGTCGTTCGTCGCGATCATGGCGCTCATCACCGCTGCGATACTCAACCAGCATCTGTACTTCACGATGAACGCGCCCGCCGCATCGACGGGCACGACGGCGGCATCCGCGGCCGACTATGTCAACGGCCTCGGTCTGTCCGGCGCGCCGATCACCGCTCAGGAGATCGACGACGCCGCCCGCAGTGTCGGCGAGGAATCGATCGTGTCCCGCACCGGCGGTGCGCCGACACTCGCCTTCGGCATGTCCGAGGTGTTGCACCAGGTATTCGGCGGCGCGAGCCTCAAAGCGTTCTGGTACCACTTCGCGATCATGTTCGAGGCGTTGTTCATCCTCACCACCGTGGACGCCGGGACTCGGGTGGCACGGTTCATGCTCTCCGACGGGCTGGGAAACCTCGGCGGCCCGTTCGCCAAGCTGCGCGATCCGAGCTGGCGGGTCGGCGCATGGATCTGCAGCATCATCGTCGTCGCGGCGTGGGGCTCCATCCTGTTGATGGGTGTCACCGACCCGCTGGGCGGCATCAACACCCTCTTCCCGCTGTTCGGTATCGCAAACCAGTTGCTCGCCGCCATCGCACTCACGGTGGTGACCGTGGTGATCATCAAACGCGGACTGCTGAAATGGGCGTGGATACCCGGCATCCCGCTGGCCTGGGACCTGGTGGTCACCATGACGGCGTCGTGGCAGAAGATCTTCTCCGGCGACCCGAAGGTCGGTTACTGGACTCAGCACTTCCAGTACCGCAACGCCAAGGACGCCGGTCAGACCAGCTTCGGTGCCGCGAAGGACGCCGGTGCGCTCGACGCCGTCATCCGCAACACGTTCATCCAGGGCACGCTGTCGATCATCTTCGCCGTACTCGTGATCATCGTCTTCGCCGCGGGTGTGATCATGGCGCTGAAGGCGATTCGCGGTAACGGCGCGCCGCTGTCCGAGGACGCCCCGGTGCCCTCGCGCATGTTCGCGCCGTCGAGCCTGATGATGACGAAGGCGGAGAAGGAGGTGCAGAAACAATGGGACGCACGACCCAAGGCGCACGCCGGACCCTCGACCAGATCGTCTGGTACTGCCAGTCATTGA
- a CDS encoding ATP-dependent DNA ligase — translation MLLVDVAQTSADVAASSARLAKIARIADLLRTAGTLDDPRLPGIVVSWLSGELPQRQIGVGWASLRSAPPAAAEPSLTVAEVDLRFSEIGSTSGKGSQARRAHLLATLFAAATDVEQTFLRRLLTGELRQGALVGVMADAVAKAADVPAAAVRRAAMLGGDLPAVAAAVLSGGAESLQQFTLRVGKPVGPMLAQTAAGVADALDRLGGPVMFEAKLDGARVQIHRAGDVVSIYTRSLDDVTARLPEVVEATLALPVTDLIADAEAIALRPDGRPHRFQITASRFGRRGGEPGADTQKLSVFFFDLLHVDGVDLLDLPAAERIASLDAIVPQAQRVDRLVSSDAAAAQAFLDTTLAAGHEGVMAKSPTAPYEAGRRGAGWLKVKPVHTLDLVVLAVEWGSGRRTGKLSNIHLGARDPDTGGFVMLGKTFKGMTDEMLAWQTERFLELADGAAPATTSDDGKTDGYVVTVRPEQVVEIAFDGLQTSTRYPGGMALRFARVVRYRDDKSAAEADTIATVRALYERAD, via the coding sequence GTGCTGCTCGTAGACGTTGCCCAGACTTCGGCCGATGTCGCGGCATCGTCGGCCAGGCTGGCCAAGATCGCCCGCATCGCCGACCTGCTCCGGACCGCCGGCACCCTCGACGACCCGCGGCTTCCCGGCATCGTGGTGTCCTGGCTCTCCGGTGAACTGCCGCAACGGCAGATCGGTGTCGGTTGGGCGTCGCTGCGGTCCGCTCCCCCTGCGGCTGCGGAGCCGTCCCTCACCGTCGCCGAGGTCGACCTCCGGTTCAGCGAGATCGGAAGCACGTCGGGTAAGGGTTCGCAGGCGCGTCGCGCCCATCTGCTCGCGACACTGTTCGCCGCAGCCACCGACGTCGAGCAGACGTTTCTGCGACGGCTGCTCACCGGCGAACTACGACAGGGCGCGTTGGTCGGGGTGATGGCCGACGCCGTCGCCAAGGCCGCCGACGTCCCCGCCGCGGCGGTGCGGCGCGCCGCGATGCTCGGCGGTGATCTGCCTGCGGTGGCCGCCGCGGTGCTCAGCGGTGGCGCAGAGTCGCTGCAGCAGTTCACGTTGCGGGTCGGCAAGCCGGTGGGGCCGATGCTCGCCCAGACGGCGGCCGGCGTCGCCGACGCCCTCGACCGCCTGGGCGGCCCCGTCATGTTCGAGGCGAAGCTCGACGGCGCGCGGGTTCAAATCCACCGGGCAGGGGACGTGGTGTCGATCTACACGCGCAGCCTCGACGACGTCACGGCACGTCTGCCGGAGGTGGTCGAGGCGACGCTGGCGCTCCCCGTCACCGATCTGATCGCCGATGCCGAGGCGATCGCATTGAGACCGGACGGACGTCCGCACCGCTTCCAGATCACCGCGTCCCGCTTCGGCCGTCGCGGCGGCGAACCGGGCGCCGACACCCAGAAGCTCTCGGTGTTCTTCTTCGATCTGCTCCACGTCGACGGTGTCGACCTGCTCGACCTGCCGGCCGCCGAGCGCATCGCCAGCCTCGACGCGATCGTGCCGCAGGCCCAGCGGGTGGACCGCCTCGTGAGCTCCGATGCCGCCGCCGCGCAGGCATTCCTGGACACGACGCTGGCCGCGGGCCACGAGGGTGTGATGGCCAAGTCGCCAACCGCGCCGTACGAGGCGGGGCGCCGCGGCGCGGGCTGGCTGAAGGTCAAACCCGTGCACACCCTCGACCTCGTGGTGCTCGCCGTGGAGTGGGGTTCGGGTCGGCGCACCGGCAAGTTGTCCAACATCCACCTCGGCGCCCGCGATCCCGACACCGGCGGGTTCGTCATGCTCGGCAAGACGTTCAAGGGAATGACCGACGAGATGCTGGCGTGGCAGACGGAGCGGTTCCTCGAGCTCGCGGACGGAGCGGCCCCGGCCACGACATCAGACGACGGGAAGACCGACGGGTACGTCGTCACGGTCCGGCCGGAGCAGGTGGTCGAGATCGCGTTCGACGGATTGCAGACCTCGACGCGCTATCCGGGTGGGATGGCGCTGCGGTTCGCGCGGGTGGTTCGCTACCGCGACGACAAGAGTGCGGCCGAGGCGGACACCATCGCCACAGTGCGGGCACTATACGAACGCGCCGACTGA
- a CDS encoding molybdopterin-dependent oxidoreductase has product MTTLGAKAMGGVAAAAVAVGVAQLVAAAFGPEADVRTAVGSAAIALTPGPVKEWAIDTFGTADKLFLTVAVLLAIAVIAAVAGMAETKRRPIGSTAIVIAGGVGCAAVLSRAGATAVDLIPTIVGAVCGVAVLRLLVSDRFRDTEDDSSDTDTGRRLSLVTLGLLGAGVASGVVGVVVTRLTSSVSGDRQAFALPRAKQAAPPIPASVQPAGVELPPFVTDNADFYRIDTALTVPQVSRTDWQLRIHGMVDREVTYRFEDLERFEVVERVVTLTCVSNPVGGELISNAVWTGYRVSDLLAEAGVQPDADMVLSMSVDGWTAGTPVEALTDDGAMLAIGMNGQPLPVEHGYPARLVVPGLYGYVSATKWVTALELTRFDRAEAYWTRLGWGVRGPIKTESRIDVPRSGQDVALGPVTFGGVAWAQDRGVRAVEVQIDDGEWQQAELGDAYSGDTWRLWSFPWEATDTGFHKITVRATDNTGYTQTPDRADPVPDGATGWHSITFAVR; this is encoded by the coding sequence ATGACCACGCTGGGAGCCAAGGCCATGGGCGGCGTCGCCGCGGCGGCCGTCGCTGTCGGCGTCGCACAACTGGTCGCAGCCGCGTTCGGCCCGGAGGCCGACGTGCGGACCGCCGTCGGCTCCGCTGCCATCGCGCTGACGCCGGGCCCCGTCAAGGAATGGGCCATCGACACGTTCGGCACCGCCGACAAGTTGTTCCTGACGGTGGCGGTGCTGCTGGCGATCGCGGTGATCGCCGCGGTGGCAGGCATGGCCGAGACCAAGCGGAGGCCGATCGGCAGCACGGCGATCGTGATCGCAGGCGGGGTGGGGTGCGCGGCGGTGCTGTCCCGGGCCGGTGCGACGGCCGTCGACCTGATTCCCACGATCGTGGGGGCCGTCTGCGGTGTCGCGGTGCTACGCCTGCTGGTGTCCGACCGCTTCCGCGACACCGAGGACGATTCTTCGGACACGGACACGGGCAGGCGCCTTTCGCTGGTGACCCTCGGCCTGCTCGGCGCCGGCGTGGCCAGCGGCGTCGTCGGTGTGGTGGTCACCCGGTTGACCTCGTCGGTGTCGGGTGACCGTCAGGCGTTCGCGTTGCCACGGGCGAAGCAGGCGGCACCGCCGATCCCTGCATCGGTGCAGCCCGCCGGGGTTGAGCTGCCGCCCTTCGTCACCGACAACGCCGACTTCTACCGCATCGACACGGCACTGACCGTCCCACAGGTCAGCCGGACCGACTGGCAGTTGCGCATCCACGGCATGGTCGACCGTGAGGTCACCTACCGGTTCGAGGACCTGGAGCGCTTCGAGGTGGTCGAGAGGGTGGTCACGTTGACGTGTGTCTCCAACCCCGTTGGCGGCGAGCTCATCTCGAATGCCGTGTGGACCGGCTACCGCGTGAGTGACCTGCTCGCCGAGGCCGGTGTCCAACCGGATGCGGACATGGTGTTGTCGATGTCGGTGGACGGCTGGACCGCGGGCACGCCGGTGGAGGCACTCACAGATGACGGCGCAATGCTCGCGATCGGCATGAACGGTCAACCGTTGCCGGTCGAACACGGGTATCCGGCACGGCTCGTGGTGCCTGGCCTGTACGGCTATGTGTCGGCCACCAAATGGGTGACCGCACTGGAGCTGACCCGGTTCGACCGCGCCGAGGCGTACTGGACGCGGCTGGGCTGGGGCGTGCGCGGACCGATCAAGACCGAGTCGCGCATCGACGTCCCGCGCAGCGGCCAGGACGTCGCCCTGGGTCCCGTGACCTTCGGCGGTGTGGCCTGGGCGCAGGACCGCGGCGTGCGCGCTGTCGAGGTGCAGATCGACGACGGCGAATGGCAGCAGGCCGAGTTGGGCGACGCGTACTCCGGCGACACCTGGCGGCTGTGGAGTTTCCCCTGGGAGGCCACCGACACCGGGTTCCACAAGATCACCGTCCGCGCCACCGACAACACCGGCTACACGCAGACCCCCGATCGTGCCGACCCGGTGCCCGACGGCGCCACGGGATGGCACTCCATCACGTTCGCCGTCCGGTAG
- a CDS encoding SDR family NAD(P)-dependent oxidoreductase, protein MEIEGKKAIIVGGASGFGRATAEALAKRGASVAVLDRPQSKGGEVADQIGGTFHEVDITDFDGTEAVLNAAVDGLGGLHIAVTTAGGGIAERTIKKDGPHSLDSFRKSIDLNLIGTFNISRLAAWHMSKNEPVDDEAEERGVIINTASIAAFEGQIGQLAYTASKAAIAGMCLTMARDLGSLGIRALAIAPSLFATGLTEGIPDEFASVLTKDAAFPKRLGKPEEYAKLAVAIVENPMLNGQCVRLDAGQRFAPK, encoded by the coding sequence ATGGAGATCGAGGGCAAGAAGGCCATCATCGTGGGTGGTGCATCGGGCTTCGGGCGGGCCACCGCCGAAGCTCTGGCCAAGCGCGGTGCCAGCGTGGCGGTACTGGACCGTCCGCAGTCCAAGGGCGGCGAGGTCGCCGACCAGATCGGCGGCACATTCCACGAAGTCGACATCACCGACTTCGATGGCACCGAGGCTGTGCTGAACGCGGCCGTCGACGGCCTCGGGGGACTGCACATCGCGGTGACGACCGCCGGCGGCGGCATCGCCGAGCGCACCATCAAGAAGGACGGCCCCCACAGCCTCGACTCGTTCCGCAAGAGCATCGACCTCAACCTGATCGGCACGTTCAACATCAGCCGGCTCGCCGCGTGGCACATGTCGAAGAACGAACCAGTCGACGACGAGGCCGAAGAGCGCGGCGTCATCATCAACACCGCGTCGATCGCGGCGTTCGAAGGCCAGATCGGGCAGCTGGCCTACACCGCGTCGAAGGCCGCCATCGCCGGCATGTGCCTCACGATGGCCCGGGATCTCGGCAGCTTGGGTATCCGGGCGCTCGCGATCGCGCCGAGCCTGTTCGCAACCGGCCTCACCGAAGGCATCCCGGACGAATTCGCCTCGGTACTGACCAAAGACGCGGCGTTCCCGAAGCGGCTCGGCAAGCCTGAGGAGTACGCCAAGCTCGCGGTCGCGATCGTCGAGAACCCGATGCTCAACGGGCAGTGCGTGCGCCTGGACGCCGGGCAGCGATTCGCCCCCAAGTAA
- the poxB gene encoding ubiquinone-dependent pyruvate dehydrogenase, with product MATVADHVIETLRTSGIRRVYGLPGDSLNGFTDALRRDGALTWEHVRHEETAAFAAAADAALTGQLAVCAGSCGPGNLHLINGLFDANRSRVPVLAIAAHIPRSEIGSEYFQETHPQELFRECSVYCEMVSTAEMLPRILHMAMRTAVEERGVAVVVVPGEIFSAKADGTGWQTRPVVAARSVVRPDDASLREAAALLNEASAVTILGGAGVEGAHDALVQLAATLNSPVVHALRGKEFIEYDNPYDVGMTGLLGFASGYKAIKEADTLLMLGTDFPYQQFYPAHAKVIQVDIRGRHLGRRTPVDLGLVGTVADTLAALQPMLRQKTDSAHLDRALKHYRKTRKTLDDLAVNDRDKTPIRPEYVAGLVDKLASDDAVFTADVGSPVVWAARYLRMNGRRRLIGSFNHGTMANALPHAIGAQTAFPQRQVVALAGDGGLTMLFGELITLIQNRLPVKVVVFNNSSLNFVELEMKAAGIVNFGTDLTNPDFAAVARAMGVFGRRVERPDELESALADAFATDGPAVIDVVTARQELSIPPTITAEQAKGFSLYAIRTILAGRGDELLDLVSTNVARRILD from the coding sequence ATGGCCACCGTCGCTGATCACGTCATCGAGACCCTTCGCACGAGTGGGATCCGGCGGGTCTACGGCCTGCCCGGGGACAGCCTCAACGGATTCACCGACGCACTGCGCCGTGACGGCGCTCTGACGTGGGAGCACGTCCGCCACGAGGAGACAGCGGCGTTCGCCGCGGCGGCCGACGCGGCGCTGACGGGGCAGCTGGCGGTGTGCGCAGGCAGCTGCGGACCCGGCAACCTCCATCTGATCAACGGCCTGTTCGACGCGAACCGCAGCCGGGTCCCGGTGCTGGCGATCGCCGCACACATCCCGCGCAGCGAGATCGGCTCCGAATACTTCCAGGAGACCCATCCGCAGGAACTCTTCCGCGAGTGCAGCGTGTACTGCGAAATGGTCAGTACCGCCGAGATGTTGCCCCGCATCCTCCACATGGCAATGCGGACGGCGGTCGAGGAGCGCGGCGTCGCGGTGGTTGTCGTTCCGGGCGAGATCTTCTCGGCGAAGGCGGACGGGACAGGGTGGCAGACCCGGCCTGTCGTCGCCGCACGGTCGGTGGTGCGCCCCGACGATGCGTCGCTGCGCGAGGCCGCCGCGCTGCTCAACGAGGCCAGCGCCGTCACGATCCTCGGCGGGGCCGGCGTCGAAGGCGCCCACGACGCCCTCGTCCAGCTCGCCGCGACCCTGAACTCCCCGGTGGTACATGCGCTGCGCGGCAAGGAGTTCATCGAATACGACAACCCCTACGACGTCGGCATGACCGGGCTGCTCGGATTCGCTTCCGGCTACAAGGCCATCAAGGAAGCCGACACACTGCTGATGCTCGGTACCGATTTCCCCTATCAGCAGTTCTATCCCGCGCACGCAAAGGTCATCCAGGTCGATATCCGCGGCAGGCATCTGGGCCGCCGCACGCCCGTCGACCTCGGGCTCGTCGGCACGGTCGCCGACACCCTGGCCGCCCTGCAGCCGATGCTGCGGCAGAAAACCGACAGCGCCCATCTCGACCGCGCCCTCAAGCATTACCGCAAGACCCGCAAGACGCTCGACGACCTCGCCGTCAACGACCGTGACAAGACCCCGATCCGGCCGGAATACGTTGCGGGACTTGTCGATAAGTTGGCCTCCGACGATGCCGTGTTCACCGCCGACGTGGGGTCGCCCGTGGTGTGGGCGGCCCGCTACCTGAGGATGAACGGCAGGCGCAGGCTCATCGGATCGTTCAACCACGGCACCATGGCCAACGCGCTGCCGCACGCCATCGGCGCGCAAACCGCATTCCCGCAGCGGCAGGTGGTCGCGCTGGCCGGCGACGGTGGACTGACCATGTTGTTCGGCGAGCTGATCACTCTGATCCAGAATCGGCTGCCGGTCAAGGTCGTGGTCTTCAACAACTCGTCGCTGAATTTCGTCGAGCTCGAGATGAAGGCCGCGGGAATCGTCAACTTCGGCACCGACCTGACCAACCCCGACTTCGCCGCCGTCGCACGGGCGATGGGCGTTTTCGGTAGGCGCGTCGAACGGCCCGACGAACTGGAATCGGCACTGGCCGACGCGTTCGCCACCGACGGGCCGGCCGTGATCGACGTCGTCACCGCCCGGCAGGAACTCTCGATTCCGCCGACGATCACCGCCGAACAGGCCAAGGGCTTCTCGCTGTATGCGATCAGAACCATCCTCGCGGGACGTGGCGACGAGCTGCTCGATCTCGTCAGCACCAACGTGGCCCGGCGCATCCTGGACTGA
- a CDS encoding phosphotransferase family protein, which produces MPVDVTLTETDIEALQNWLRRTGIGSAVAGVEPLTGGSQNIVVRLSVDGRPMVLRRPPPHPRPTSDNTMRREIAVLHTLKGTDVPHPELIAGCEDLDVLGVVFYLMEAVDGFNPGTDTDEHYVRDAAMRHQVGLSYAASLARLGRVAWEGSPLAAIKRPGSFLARQVPQFMRLLESYRHEHYAPESFPSVHVLADWLEAQRPADTEPGIMHGDCHLNNVLLRRDAPELAAFIDWEMCTVGDPLLDLGWMLVCWPDGPNPIDAGSALAALGGLASRAELIEAYLAADGRRTSRLDWYVAMACFKLAIVIEGTWSRYLAGQASAEAGERLHASAENLIELGTRVSRGDNPFV; this is translated from the coding sequence ATGCCCGTCGACGTGACGCTGACCGAGACCGACATCGAGGCGCTGCAGAATTGGCTGCGCCGGACCGGAATCGGATCGGCGGTCGCCGGCGTCGAACCCCTGACCGGCGGCTCGCAGAACATCGTCGTGCGCCTGAGCGTGGATGGTCGTCCGATGGTGCTGCGTCGTCCGCCGCCCCATCCGCGGCCCACGAGCGACAACACGATGCGGCGTGAGATCGCGGTGCTGCACACGCTCAAGGGCACGGACGTGCCGCACCCCGAGTTGATCGCGGGGTGCGAGGATCTCGACGTCCTCGGGGTGGTGTTCTACCTGATGGAGGCCGTCGACGGGTTCAACCCGGGCACCGATACCGACGAGCACTACGTGCGTGACGCCGCGATGCGCCACCAGGTGGGTCTGTCGTATGCGGCCAGCCTGGCGCGGCTGGGGCGGGTGGCCTGGGAGGGTAGCCCGCTGGCCGCGATCAAACGGCCGGGATCCTTTCTGGCGCGCCAGGTTCCGCAATTCATGCGGTTGCTCGAAAGCTACCGGCATGAGCATTACGCACCCGAGTCCTTTCCGTCGGTACACGTGCTCGCCGACTGGCTGGAGGCGCAGCGCCCTGCCGACACCGAGCCCGGCATCATGCACGGCGACTGCCATCTCAACAACGTGCTGCTCCGGCGGGACGCCCCCGAGCTGGCCGCGTTCATCGACTGGGAGATGTGTACGGTCGGCGACCCGCTGCTCGACCTCGGGTGGATGTTGGTCTGCTGGCCGGACGGCCCCAATCCCATCGATGCCGGCTCCGCGCTGGCCGCGCTCGGCGGCCTCGCGTCGCGCGCCGAGCTGATCGAGGCCTACCTGGCCGCCGACGGCCGACGCACGTCGCGGCTGGACTGGTACGTCGCGATGGCCTGCTTCAAGCTGGCGATCGTCATCGAGGGCACCTGGTCGCGATACCTGGCCGGGCAGGCCAGCGCGGAGGCCGGGGAGCGGCTGCACGCCTCGGCGGAGAATCTGATCGAGCTGGGCACCCGGGTGTCTCGGGGCGACAACCCGTTCGTGTGA